The DNA segment TTGGCAAACGTGATTTGCATGAGTGATCTCCTAGGATTCACAAAAACAGGGATTTGCAACGCCTCCCGGACGTTTCCCTGGACCGCCTTTGTTTAGTTTCAATTTGAAACGCGCGCATTGTATCCCCTTTCTTTGCAGTTGCAATACGCGACGCAACAAGTCGACCGATTTACCCGTCAAATGAGCTAGGGAATTTCCCCAATGCACAGATTGGGGCAATTCCCGCTCACATGGCGGGACCGTCTCACATACTTACAAGAATCGTGCCCGCACCGCCCGCTGGCGGTATTAGGCGCGCGGTGCGCCACCCATAATGGACCCTAATTAATTAGGTATTTCATTTCAAATGCTATGCACCGATCTCTAATGTGCAGAATGTAGCGCCGCACCATAATAGGGAAAACCCCAGTTACGGGGATTACCCCTATTTGTCTGATTTGCCAAACACGCTGGTAATTCGTGCCGCAATAGTGCTGCACCGATAATGTGCATTGGAAGTCATAAGTTCGAATGATGGCGCGCCCGAAGACGCGCAAACAAAAAAGGGCGCCGCATTACGCGGCGCCCTTGCTCATGAGCGTGGGGAGATACGGGCCTGGTGCCCGCTGCCGCTCAGGCGGCGACGCTGGTCGGCATCAGACCCCGCGGCAGGGGGAACGCCATGTTTTCCTCGATGCCCTCCAGGGCACGCACCTGGCGCGCACCGAGCGCGCGCAGGCGGTCGACGATCGACTGCGCCAGCGCCTCGGGCGCCGAGGCACCGGCGGTCAGGCCGATGCGGCGCTTGCCGGCGATCCATTCCGGGCGCACCTGCTCCGGCGCGTCGACCATATAGGCCGGCACACCCAGGCGCTGCGCCAGCTCGCGCAGGCGGTTGGAGTTTGAGCTGTTGGGGCTGCCCACCACAATCACTACCTCGACCTGCGGCGCCATGAACTTGACCGCGTCCTGGCGGTTCTGCGTGGCATAGCAGATGTCCTGCTTCTTCGGCTCGCGGATCTGCGGGAAGCGCGCCTTCAGCGCGGCGACGATCTCGTGGGTCTCGTCCACCGACAACGTGGTCTGGGTTACGTAGGCAAGTCGCGTCGGATCGGCGATCTGCAGCGTGGCGACGTCGGCGACGGTCTCGACCAGCACCATGCCGCCGTTGGCCTGCCCCATGGTCCCTTCCACCTCGGGGTGGCCACGATGGCCGATCATCACGATCTCGCAACCTTCCGCGCGCATCTTGCTGACTTCGACATGCACCTTGGTCACCAGCGGGCAGGTTGCGTCGAACACGTGCAGGCCGCGCGCGGCGGCGTCCTCGCGCACCTCGCGCGACACGCCGTGGGCGCTGAAGATGACGGTGGCGCCGGCGGGCACCTCGTCGAGTTCGCGCACGAACACCGCGCCCTTGCTGCGCAGGTCGGCCACCACGTAGGCGTTGTGCACGATTTCATGGCGCACGTAGATCGGCGCGCCGAAGCGCGCCAGCGCACGCTCGACGATCTCGATGGCGCGATCCACGCCGGCACAGAAGCCGCGCGGCTGGGCCATCAGGATTTCGGCGTCGGGTGCGGTGGTCAGGTCAGGCATGCTGCGTATCTGGACGGGAGTCGGCACGTTGGCGCACTCAGAGGATGCCGATCAGCTGCACGTCGAACAGGATGGTCTGCCCGGCCAGCGGATGGTTGAAGTCGAACAGCGCCGCGGTCTCGCCGATTTCTTTCAGCACGCCCGCGTACTTGCCGCCGCCGGGCGCGTTGAATTCGACCAGGTCGCCCGGGGTGTAGTCTTCCTCGAACGAGCTGTTCTCGCGCAGCGTGGCCAGCGACACCCATTGCAGCAGTTCGGGATTGCGCGGCCCGAACGCGTGCTCCGGGGCGAGCCGGTAAGTCATGCGCTCGCCTTCCGGCATGCCCAGCAGCGCCTGCTCCAGCGTGGGCGCAAGCTGGCCCTGGCCGAGCAGCAGCGTGGCAGGCTTGTCGTCGAAGGTGCTCACGACCTCGGTGCCATTCTCGAGCGAGATGCTGTAGTGCAGGGTCAGGAAAGAGTCGGCCAGGACAGTCTTGCGGCCAGCCGTGCCGCCGTCGGCTTCCGACGCGAAAGTTTGCAAATTCATGGGTGATCAACCTGAGGAGGGTAGGAGCAAGCCATTGCTGGCCCACTCCCCCCTAAGAACCGTACGTGCGGGTTTCCCCGCATACGGCTCAAGCCTTCACAAAAATACCATCAAATCGATGGCACCGGCTTTACAACAGAAAGCCCGTGGTTATGCACTTG comes from the Cupriavidus sp. P-10 genome and includes:
- a CDS encoding FKBP-type peptidyl-prolyl cis-trans isomerase; the encoded protein is MNLQTFASEADGGTAGRKTVLADSFLTLHYSISLENGTEVVSTFDDKPATLLLGQGQLAPTLEQALLGMPEGERMTYRLAPEHAFGPRNPELLQWVSLATLRENSSFEEDYTPGDLVEFNAPGGGKYAGVLKEIGETAALFDFNHPLAGQTILFDVQLIGIL
- the ispH gene encoding 4-hydroxy-3-methylbut-2-enyl diphosphate reductase; protein product: MPDLTTAPDAEILMAQPRGFCAGVDRAIEIVERALARFGAPIYVRHEIVHNAYVVADLRSKGAVFVRELDEVPAGATVIFSAHGVSREVREDAAARGLHVFDATCPLVTKVHVEVSKMRAEGCEIVMIGHRGHPEVEGTMGQANGGMVLVETVADVATLQIADPTRLAYVTQTTLSVDETHEIVAALKARFPQIREPKKQDICYATQNRQDAVKFMAPQVEVVIVVGSPNSSNSNRLRELAQRLGVPAYMVDAPEQVRPEWIAGKRRIGLTAGASAPEALAQSIVDRLRALGARQVRALEGIEENMAFPLPRGLMPTSVAA